A stretch of DNA from Saccharomycodes ludwigii strain NBRC 1722 chromosome I, whole genome shotgun sequence:
gaaaaagaaaaagaaaaagaaacgttaattaaaaagaaagaaaaagttaaaaagttttgaaaaattcaaaaaaaacaacattgGTTTTGTGGTCTAGTTGGTTATGGCATCTGCTTAACACGCAGAACGTCCCCAGTTCGATCCTGGGCAAAATCATAgcttaatatatttttttttccattatttttaatacgaattgtcattttttttttttttttaacttttcttttttcttttttcttttttttgtttttttttttaacttttcttttttcccatttttaaaactacaaaaaaaaatattaaaaaaaaaaatgacagggagaaaagaaaattttttttatttatcacTCACATCTTGTTATTGGTTATCCCACAGTTGTTTagttataaaataattaccATTTTGCAACTAACCTTAAAACTATCTTCACCCTTTCCCAGTGCTTGATTCAAAGCCCCTATATGaactataataaaaactgtTAACCCCCCTCATATACCATCAAGCATGTCTTTTAAAAGATCCAGCAGTAGTAAATTAATTACCTTGTCAGAAGATGTAAGAGCCAGagcatttattaaaaaacaaaagagaAATTATACTAATCCAATTAGTTCAGAAACAGGTATTTCAAACTGCATGGTTAAAATTGCTGTATCAATGTACTGTTGTTTAGCGCCTAtgtatttaaataatcccATCGagggaataaaaaaacagcaTTTAGACAACATGATTATGAAGTACAACAACGATGTCAATGGTATTATACTTGGTTATGAAAACTTGAAATTCATTCGCAATGAAGACGACAAAGAAAATGAGcaattatttaaagttaCTCCAGATACTCCATTTTCCTTTATTTGGTGTAGCGTTGATTTCATAGCTTGGACACCACAAATTGGTGATATAATTGAAGGATGGATTTTCATTCAATCTGCATCTCATATTGGTATATTAATCCACGATGCATTTAACGCTagtgtaaaaaaaaataatattccaGAATCATGGACATTTGTTCATAATGAAGACTACGTTAATAATGGGGAAAATTCTAGTAACAATCAATCTAATTCCTTGGGTTATTGGGTCGATGAAAATGGCCAACAATTAGatggaaaaattaaatttgccattagaaatatttttaccaCTGGTAAGTTGATTTCACTGGATGGTACGCTGTTAACTTTATACGGGGATGGAAGCAAAAGTAGcgatattaatattaatgcGAATACAGGAAATGATAAAACAATGgataaccaaaaaaatatgagtGCACAAAATTTACCGGTAGTTTCTAATAAGAAAATAGtatttgatgatgaagtGTCTACAGAAAATAGAGAAAGTCACAAGGAACTAGATTTAccaaaaatagaaaaagaaaatggcGAAGAGGTTGTTTATGAGGATAATGCCAGTAGCAGTGATAACGATAGTGATAAGACTAGCAGTGATAGTAGTAGTGATGAAGAAAGTTCATCTAAtgaataaacaaatttatattaaatatttgacTCATGTGGTATGCTAATGTGAACAGATGTTCATTCCACCTTAACTCAAAGTATAAATGTTTAAACGGGACCataatgtatatatatataattgtttagaaataatacaatATGTTCGAAGTTTGCAACggataaaattaaaaaaaggaagaaaaaatcacaaaaaaatgctttttttttttttcctttttcttctttttatccccccaaaaaaaaaaaaaaaaaaaaaaaaaaaaagcctaTCAGTAAGACTTAATAGCCGTAAAAGCTTCTAGAAATCCTTTGGTTagcttatatatatacacacCACAAGCCTTTAATATACTAAGTTTTGAACATACCTATACAAGATGAGTGCCCATACTATGGAATCAACGTCTATTTTAACGGAACATTTTGATTATCCACCAATTTCAATTATTGACGACATAATAAATGCTGTCAACCTTTTAATGTATAAGTGCACTCAAGCAATGGAAAATTATTTGCTAAAAACTATTCAAGATGAAGATAAAGCTCAAGCCACTGAGGCCagcattgaaaaaaaaatgtttttggaacaagaaattaaaattggaaCAGCAAAACTCGAAAGTTTATTGGAGCATGCAATCGATAAAAATTTCGATAAACTAGAACTATATTTATTgagaaatattttaaacattCCAGACTTGGATGAACGTTTTTTCAGATTAAAACACCAATTGAATCTAGAAAAGATCGATGATTACCAACTAAAAAATAGCGAGGAAAAGGTTAACTTATTATTAACTGAAATCAATATTCAAATAAGgtataataaacaattgTCTTTGAGATTACAATCTTTTAAAGAACTTGAAGAAAAGAccataaaatttaaagaatgtttgaatcaattttttcaactttatGATCATGATGACAATGAGCTATTGTTACAACAAATTCAACCTATAGATACCAccataaaatttttaaattcccaaatattacaaataaCCAAAGAGTTAGATAAAActaatgatattaaaaagttatatGAACAATATAAACTGAGTACACAAGCCAACAGCAGTGGTGCTACTGGCTGCTTGACCAGTTCGAGAATACAATACATGAGTTGGTTAGATAGAAATAATTAGGTATATGTGATAGGGCAATGGTATCATCTGTGAAACGTAATTAATCTGTGTACACAGTTTTGTAATAGTGGGTTAGAACGATAAAttctataatattaatttattttttatctttttttttttttcttttttttttaaatcatgTAATGCACAGCTCTCAAATTTTATaacggaaaaaaaaaaaaataatattaagcTGGCttttcccattttttttcttttttttttttcttttcttttcttatttttaacttaaATTGATGTTATCGTCATCAAGATATAAAATTCCAAAAGTGTTTAATGTATGATATTTTATAGTCCAATCTTAAGATTTATCAGTGGGTATAGTTATTATACACAAAGTgcaaagtaataatattatatactCTCAATCAAAGTTTTTGTGACAATTTCAACAAACATAGCATTTAACATTATAGTcgtaaataaaatttctttattattaagacTAATCTACTGAACCAACAagtaaaacaaataaaataaaaaaaaacttgccATATAAGCAAGTAGATTTTATAGTTTTAcattttcccttttttcattttttatttttttttttaaaaaagaaatatatatatatatataaaagggccaaaaaaataaataacataaGGTAAAAGacattaaaataaaataaatatgaaCCCATCACAATccactaataatagcatCATTAGTAATGAAACCACTACTAAAATACCAGAAGGACATTCAGTCACTCAAAGATTACAAAGCGAATTAGTACAATTGATGATGAGTGCGCCACCGGGATTAAGTGCGTTCCCAATAAATGATGATGACCTAACCAAATGGAGTGGCATAATCACAGGCCCAGACAGTACGCCATATGAAGGTttgaaattcaaaatttttcttcaatttccTAATAATTATCCATATGCTCCACCAAAGGTGACGTTTACCAGTCCTATGTGGCATCCTAATGTTGATATGAGTGGGAACATATGcttagatattttaaaagaccAATGGAGTGCTGTTTATAATGTACAAACCATTTTATTATCGTTACAATCGCTACTAGAGGAACCAAATAATAGCTCCCCATTAAATGCAGTTGCTGCTGAGCTATGGGATAAAGATATGgatgaatataaaaagaaactaaTTGCCAGATACGAAGAAATTGATGACAATTAATAAAGGAAAATTTAACGATAGATTGTCAATTTTATAATGGATTTCAAGAGAATAAGAAATCGCAATCTAACGTTAACTTTCTAGGCATACAAATATATGggggaaaacaaaaaaaaatatatatatgttgaataaaaaaattttttcttttttaaataatatctaattaacttaataacaacaataacaaaataaactatatattaaattaagCTCCAAATTAAATGATGATTGTATAACTGTCTACttgtaaaaatttaaaaaaatattattaaccaaaaaaaaaaaaaaaaaataaataaataaatattaaaccaTAAAACTAAAACCAGAAACGTGAAAATCTAAATAAAACAGTTAAACCctaaatcaaaatataagaatattaaaaccataacaagaaaaaaaaaaaaaaaaaaaaataacctaaaattaatgaatatTACGAACACCCCAACTAATGTTTTCACTTCTTTAATGAAAGATATTTAGTAAAATTCTCATCTTTTAACCAACCAACTTTTTCGTAAGCAGCATATAATCTACTAGCCTTGTTAACATCAATCCTGCAGGCTTTTTGAGCATCTGTTCTTCTAAATGGCAACCCGTTTTTCAATCTATGCAccttttcaataaataaccGTCTTTTAGAATCCAAGTATAAATCGCAAGGTAATCTTAGTATTTGAGCTAATACTAGTTCAGCAGGATGCAACTTATTTCTCAATGGATCATTTCGTAAATCCATAGATGAACCTTTCCATTCAACTTTTAATGCATTTTTGTTACTTTCCTTCAAGTTTTTGGTGCTGGGAGAATAATCAGGCAATTTTTCCCAACCCATATTCGGTTCATGATTAGATCCTAACAAGGCGGTAAGCGTAGCGTTACCCTTGGCATGAATAGTAGGGAAATGATGACGCGATGAAGATGCACTAAAGGGTGGGGATAGAGTGGCCCTCTTCAATTCAGGAGATGCAACAGGTGTCTGGGGAGCACTAGTACCATTTATATCGCCAGAATTCTTGGTGTTACCAGTTCTTAAACGTGTACGATATACTCTAGAA
This window harbors:
- the RPA43 gene encoding DNA-directed RNA polymerase I subunit RPA43 (similar to Saccharomyces cerevisiae YOR340C | RPA43 | RNA Polymerase A), whose protein sequence is MSFKRSSSSKLITLSEDVRARAFIKKQKRNYTNPISSETGISNCMVKIAVSMYCCLAPMYLNNPIEGIKKQHLDNMIMKYNNDVNGIILGYENLKFIRNEDDKENEQLFKVTPDTPFSFIWCSVDFIAWTPQIGDIIEGWIFIQSASHIGILIHDAFNASVKKNNIPESWTFVHNEDYVNNGENSSNNQSNSLGYWVDENGQQLDGKIKFAIRNIFTTGKLISLDGTLLTLYGDGSKSSDININANTGNDKTMDNQKNMSAQNLPVVSNKKIVFDDEVSTENRESHKELDLPKIEKENGEEVVYEDNASSSDNDSDKTSSDSSSDEESSSNE
- the MTW1 gene encoding MIND complex subunit MTW1 (similar to Saccharomyces cerevisiae YAL034W-A | MTW1 | Mis TWelve-like), with translation MSAHTMESTSILTEHFDYPPISIIDDIINAVNLLMYKCTQAMENYLLKTIQDEDKAQATEASIEKKMFLEQEIKIGTAKLESLLEHAIDKNFDKLELYLLRNILNIPDLDERFFRLKHQLNLEKIDDYQLKNSEEKVNLLLTEINIQIRYNKQLSLRLQSFKELEEKTIKFKECLNQFFQLYDHDDNELLLQQIQPIDTTIKFLNSQILQITKELDKTNDIKKLYEQYKLSTQANSSGATGCLTSSRIQYMSWLDRNN
- the UBC11 gene encoding putative E2 ubiquitin-protein ligase UBC11 (similar to Saccharomyces cerevisiae YOR339C | UBC11 | UBiquitin Carrier), with translation MNPSQSTNNSIISNETTTKIPEGHSVTQRLQSELVQLMMSAPPGLSAFPINDDDLTKWSGIITGPDSTPYEGLKFKIFLQFPNNYPYAPPKVTFTSPMWHPNVDMSGNICLDILKDQWSAVYNVQTILLSLQSLLEEPNNSSPLNAVAAELWDKDMDEYKKKLIARYEEIDDN
- a CDS encoding uncharacterized protein (similar to Saccharomyces cerevisiae YOR338W | putative protein of unknown function (paralog of YAL034C | FUN19)) → MSYYSASPGLSNNNITTRTNGINNTPIPITNDNIIKNSSEKGPMPTTFNNADINVGTNVSSLDTKLLDNFNKDDIPSPPLSPKLSASKTHPDTVNSSPSVTDPNTINCTGTTPTFLSSSDRNITNGTSINKITKPLVLNPDWSRKNYTSSLMTFLSHYRCFENKYHHPTSTLTNSAASNAGLTYKRANTSRKAYASDPELTSRVYRTRLRTGNTKNSGDINGTSAPQTPVASPELKRATLSPPFSASSSRHHFPTIHAKGNATLTALLGSNHEPNMGWEKLPDYSPSTKNLKESNKNALKVEWKGSSMDLRNDPLRNKLHPAELVLAQILRLPCDLYLDSKRRLFIEKVHRLKNGLPFRRTDAQKACRIDVNKASRLYAAYEKVGWLKDENFTKYLSLKK